ACACGACGTGCAGCTGGTCGAGGCGGGCTGGTACTATGACCCCACGCTCGACACTCCCGACGGCGCTACGTGTGCATACTGCTCCCTGTCGCTGGACGCCTGGGATGTCGGTGATGACCCCATGGAAGAGCACCGACGACGCGCGTCCGACTGTCTGTTCTTCGCACTCAAGGACCTGTACCATCCTGCGCCAAAGCCTGCCACCAAGAAGGGCAAGCGCGCGTCCACACGCACATCGTCCGCAAGCACAGCTTCCAAAGCACGGGGCAAGAAGCGGACTAGCGAGCAAATTGACGACTCCCTCGTCAGCGTCTCGGAAAAGCCCACGCGCGGCAAGAAGCGCGCAAGCACGTTCATCGACAACACAGTCGACCATGTGGTTGAGAAACCCAGCCGCAGCAAGAAACGCGCAAGCACCCTGATCGACAACACCGTTGACGACGTTGCTGAGAAGCCCACACGTAGCAGAAAGCGTGTAAGCGAGCAGATTGACGACACAATCGACCATGTCAGGCCCAAATCTACTCGTGCCAAGAAGGGCGCCAGCGAGCAAGTCGACACCACAACCGAAGAAATCATCGAGAAGCCCGCGCTTGTGCCCAAAGCGAAGAAGGCTGCGGCCAAAGCCAAGCCTGCATCCACGCGCACATCCACTGCAAGCGCAACCACAGAGTCACGCAGCAAGAAGCGCACGAGCGACCAGATGGACGACACAGAAGCCGTCGAGACCACACCCAAGCGCATAAGATACAGCAGCATCTCAAGCTTGCCCGATTCTTTGCCCGCCGGTACGCCTAAGACGATGCCCACAGAGCTTGCCGAAGCAGAGCCCATGGAGAGGGAGTCTGTCGAAGCCGAGGCAACGGACTTGGAGGCCGACATGTCCAGCTTGCCTGCGTCTCTCCTCGTGGGAACCCCTAAGAAGACACCGACGAGGACGATGACGCCAGAACGTGGTCAGCAGACGGAGACGGAGACGTGGCAGCCTATTGACATGGAAGCATTCTTCAGCAACCCGGAGGCGGTCCGTGGGTTCATGAATGACGTGGTTATCGACGCCGGTCTTGACGCGGTCGTGGCGGCTGGAGCCAAAGCCGAGGATCTTCAAGCTACCGTGCTGGGCGGCCTTACCAGGTCTGAGAAGGACATGTCGGTGGAGCAATGGGTGCTGTACAACGCCAAAAGGGGCGAGGAGAAGCTGAGGCAAGCATGCGAGCAGCAGATTCTGGCATTTGAAGAGCAAGCGATGCGCGCAAGGGCGGCTATTGAGGGTTTGGCGACGTACTGAGACGACTGCACTGGGCATTTGGATGGCGTTCTGTCGTTGTTTATGATACCCTGGGGGGCATTGAGGAGTTTTGAGAATTGGATTCTGGGTAGGGGTGCTTGGATTCTGGTGCTTGGTGTTAAGTTTGGACGTTTAGACGTGGATCTTATGCCGCTGTCGTCTTCGTAGTCTCCTGCAAGTAGCATCCCCACCTCTCTTCGCGGCTTGCGCTGGCTTCAGTTGCAGTCGCCCAGAAAGGGCTGGCTCCAGGGTGATCCAACATAGCCAGGGGAGGGGTGGGTTGAAGCGGAAGCTGGAAGCAATGAAGCCGCTACACAACATGATGAGTCTGGCCTTGTTCGTTCAACCTCGTCTCATCGCTTTGAGATGCGCTGGAGCTACGTAGAGTCCTGACACAGGTGGTTTGCTCcgggagcagcagcagcacgtCTCCTTCCATTTCTGACGCCGTCTATTCAACGAACCCTCGTATCCTACCGAGATTCTCCAGGAACCCACCTCGTCCCTGCTCTTTGGCCGGTGCCTGCTTCTCCTTTACGCTGCCGCTGCGCTGCGGCTTCGCTCGAGTCTTCTCCCTCTCTTTCTGGGCCTCTCTCTGCTTCTCTTCGGCCACCTTGGCTAAGCCCTCTACGAACTTGCCCCTCGCCTTCTCCTCGGCTGTGCCCTTCCACACCAGCGCCAGGTCCCTGAGCGCCTGGATCCTAGCCTCGGCCTTGGCGGGCCCCTGCTCTGGATCCCCCGTGATCAGGTCGGCGATTTCAGAGCGCAGAGCAGCGGCGAAGTCTTTGCCGCGCTGCTCGAGCGAGGCGTTGTCGCTGCCAGGCTCGGGGGCGGAGACGCTGATCAGAGAGGAGCCGAGGGAGATGTCCGAGGGGGGGATGGTCCAGTGCATGGCTTCGCCAAAGACTTTGATCACCGTCTCGAGGCGCGTGCGGACGGTCGTGAGGGTGCGGAGGGAGATGATGTAGTCTGGTGTGGTgtcggcggtggcggcggcggcggcggcggcggcggcggcagcagcagtggcTGATGAGGGCAGGGGCTGTGCGGCGTCTTGCATTGCCTCTGTAGCTGCAGCGCCATGGCTGTGCTGGGTCTCGGACGGACTCTTGCTGGACGCTGTTCCGTCTTTGGTTGCGTCCGTGGACAGCCCGCCGGGCAGGAACTTGGCCATGTCGTCTTTCAGTCCATCTTTCAGCACGTCGGTGAGCCCGGTGGTCTCGCCGCGCAGCACCTCGACCTCGTAGGCCAGTCGCCCTCCGCTGCGCAGAATGTCGTCGGTCAGCTGGGTGAGGACGGCGGAGAGTCGCGTGGTCTGCGCATTGAGCTGTGAAAGCAGGTCCTGCGTCTGCGACGAGAGGTCCGCTAGTGAGACCGAGGTGCCTCTGGCCGGCCGCCCACCCAGCGAGAGCGCAGGCAGCGTGGCATTCAGATATTCAGCGGGGTCGAAGTGGGACGGCAGGAAGGCGACGAGGGCTGGGTCAGAGACGTGGCTGGATTTGGCCGCCGGCTTATCTTCTGCGACCGCCATGGCGAGGGGTGCAGCAAACGGACGCTATGGCGGCGCGACTCCTGGTTCCTGGTTGCTGGTTCCTGGTTCCTGGTTCCTGGTTTTCTGGTATatgaggatgaggatgaggatgaggatgaggatgGAGATGGGGATGAGGCTCAGCTAGCCGAGCCACCTGCCCCGGAACACTGGCCGCTGCCGCGTCTTAATTAGTGGGGGAGGGGCAGCTTGACGCGCCGGAGCGGGACTGGCGCGCATCATGGCTGGTGCTCGACGCGTCTTACAAGGCGGACGCTCTTCGCTTCTTGCTAGCTCCTCGTCGTGACCGTCGACATGCTTGTTTGCCTGTTGACGGTGAAGGGCCCACGGGTACGTACACCGACAGGCTTGTGCGGGGTGCCCTAGGACAGCTCGCGCTAGCGCTCTGCTGCCTGGAAAGGCTTCAGTCGCCGCTTCAGTCGCCGCTTCACCAAGGGGCGCGGTCGTCCGTCAATCAGACACAGTCAGTCGTGCGAGAAGCAATCGAGCAATGAAGCAGTAGCCATGCCAAGAAAGAGCCCGTGAACCCTCAGAGCTCCCTCAGACAGCGCTCACCTCCGCTCTGCCGCTGCTACTTCTCCTCGCTTCTCTGTACCACTTGCTCTCGCTTTGTCTCCGCGTGTCAAACTCCTGCTGCACGGCAACAATCATACGCTCCTTCACACGACGCAAAAGCATTGATACCACACCGCCCCGTCCCCGCAACTGACCGCGCCTTATTCAAGACCTTCTCTCGCTTGGCACCTTCCAACGCAACGCCGACTGGCTCTCCACTCTGCTCAACCTCCCAGCTTGACCAACCACGAACCCAGCCTGCACCAGCGACCTCCAGCCTCAACCCCAGTGACTCCACCGCCAGCTCGCCCCGCATGCCTCGCAGGCAGTTCGTGGCTGACCTGGCAGCTGCCGTAGAGGGCGCCTCGGTCGCCGGCATCTCAGACATTCAGTCTGGCGCTGACGATGGCGAATTTACCTTCATGTGCCTTGCAGACGACCACAAGCTCAACGTATCAGTCTTGATTCCTGGTGAGTTGCCTTGACCTGCTTGTGCTGACGTCTTGACTTCGGGCATCTTGTATCGCAGTATCGCAGTACCGCTGACATCGACCATAGAGCTTTCTGACTATCCCTCTAGCCACATTTGCATGATCTTCGGTCCAGACAATGCTCCTGCTAGAGTGTCCAGCACATTGGCTGATATCTCCGCAACCGGAAAGACGGTTCAGCAGATACTAGAGCTCGTTTCTCGCAAACTGGAGTCGACTGACAAAGACGGCGACCAACAGATGCTCAACTCACAGCAGCTCGAGGGTTGGGAAGATGGGTTAGAAgatgacgatgacgaagAGTACGAGGAGGATTATTTCCCGGGCGATGAAGACATGTTGCCTAAGCCCTTTAGCAATGGACACCAAAGTTCAATCCCAGGAACCTTCACTGAGCCCTCGGCTGACTTTCGACAACGTATCCGCCGAGATCTTTGGGCAGCAAAGAGCAATGGATACAAGGTCGGTCACCTGGGCGGGCTCATGGACGGTCTTGGGTGCTACGTCAGCCTTTCCGTCCGCATCACGAAGCTCGGTATCTCGGAGGAAGCTATGCAGGCCTGGCAGGTGGAACCTACTGATTATCTCATCGCAATATTCTACTATCCGGCTGGGTACAAGAGCATAGATGACTTACGATCATACGACGCCAGCCAGGCACAACGCAACTTCGGCACGCGCATCGGCATTTCCGAATCCTACAAGCCCTCGTTACAGGAAGCCGTGCAAGCTTTCACCGTACTCAGCAAGGAAGACGAGAAGCGTCGCGAGGAAGCTCAGCAGGCAGACTCTCAGCAACAGACTTTGGTCCAATCAGGCTTCCGCCCTTCTTTTATCTCGCGACCTCTGAATGAGCTCCTAGCGCAACGGTTCCACATGCTGCTTAAGTATCGACACGCTGGAATGCCATGGAATGGCGCTGAGTTGTTCTACAACGAACAGATACTGTGGCCCATGAGCAAGCATTCGGAAGGCTCAGAAGACAAGTATTACGCTCCTGAGGAGGTCAGCACCGCATATCCTTCCCTCATCACAGCCGATCATATCCAGCAGTCGACAGACGCAGAACACTCATTGCCGCTTGTCGGCATGCAGTTCGTTCTACGCCACTTTGTGCGTTGCACCGAGTTTTGTCTCATCTGCTTCAGTAAGATGGCCGACGACCTTCAAGCGATCAAGCCGTATGTCTGTGACAACCCGCTCTGTCTCTACCAGTACATGTCGCTAGGCTTCGGACCGAGTATCGAGCACGAGGTCCTATCTCAACCGAAAGTGGTAGATTTGCTGGTCAGCTTCTGTTACTCTAGCGCACGTCAATCTCGACTGGAAGACTTTCCTGCCGGTCTCGCCCTCTTGGTCCCTCCCGCGGTGTCTTATGAGCAAGACTACCCCCTCAGCTCTTCCTATCGAGGCAGTATGATGCAGCCTCAGTCAGATCTAGGATCGTCAAGGACATCGAGCGGACATGTACCAACTCCGTTGGAAATGAAACTGAACCTGGACAACAGAGAGATGATGTTTGAAGACATGACCAAACCTTGCCCTGTAAAAGGGAACGAGTGGATCACGCTGCGATTCGACGATGATCCGAGCAAAGCTTTGCACTGTCGTATAGTTGACGCGTCGTACTACCCTTCTGTCAAGGTATCTGAGCCTTTCGAACCGGCGGTCCCAGATGCAGCTTCAGGAACCCCTCATAGATATGGTTATCTGCAACCAGCCCCACAAACCCCAATCTCAAAGCCAGCACCCAAGGCTTCGCACAACACTGGCGAGTTTCGTCCAGCCAAGTTCCAGATCTACAACCAAAATTTCGACGATCTGCCGGAGCAAAACAAACGCCAAGTCATTTGCGCGCTCCTCGATCTACTTCCCCCTATCAAGGATCTGAGACAGTACCTCATTCGAAAAGCACAGTCTTCTCTGAGTGCATGGACAGACCGTCTGTCTCCCGCAGCCCTTGGCCTGCTGCGTTGGATCATTGCATCCAACCGAGCATGTATTCTCCAAGTTGAGTCCGATGATGATGCCGCTACGGGTCGCAAAGCCGAGGATCGACTGTACGGAATGTCACAATGGGCTCAGTTTCGATTCGCCATGGGTGCACCAGACAAAGAACGACGGTTTGTGCAGTCTGTTCGAGATGTCTCCAAGAGACTCCGCTTGAAACATCCGACCCTCTTCGCCTGGCACGGTAGCCCATTGCATAATTGGCACAGTATCATCCGCGAAGGCCTCCATTTCAATGAGACTCATCACGGACGCGCGTTCGGCCACGGCGTCTATCATTCTCTAGAAATCGGTACCAGTCTAGGCTACTCCGGCTACGGCGGAGTTGGCATCACGTGGCCAAACAGTGAACTCAAGATCCAGCAATCTCTAGCTCTGAACGAGATCGTCAACGCTCCGCAAGAGTTCATTAGCAGGAGCCCCCACCTGGTGGTATCCCAGCTTGACTGGATCCAGACTCGATATCTCTTCGTCAGCAGCGCCGGCACTCAGCAAGCAACCAGTGCATTGGACAAGGGTTCGTTACCGTTGGAAATTCTGGAGCAGGATCCTACTGTAACGCCAATGGGAAGTGATGGCAAACTTGTCATCCCCATCCGCGCGATCGCAGGTTCTCGACGTCCCAAGTCACTGAACACCACAGTAAGTTATTGTTTACTTCTTTCAGTCTCTTCGATCACTGACCCTCGAGTAGCACAATAAGCGACAAAAGGCAGGAGGGACAAGCAAGTATGATGCTATTGAGATTGAGGATGATGACGCTGCAAGCGTCACTACGCTAGACGAGGATATGGTCATTTTCGAGAGCGACTCACCAAGCATCGAACAATTCGTCGAACTCCTCCCGACACCCAACTTTGCTAAAGACGGCAAGGGAAAGTCCAAGGTGGGTGGGCTTTTCAATAAGCCCGGCGGTTTAAAGCCATCCAAGTCTCTTACAGATTACGTACCGGGGATTTTGGACTACGATACTCTACCTATGCTTCAGCAACCGGCGTGGGCCTCTTCTACCGCAACAAAGTGTTTAATGCGCGACTTCAAGGCCCTTATCAAGACGCAGAACGAGCAACCGCTGCACGAGCTTGGCTGGCACATCGACGAAGACAGGACTGAGAATATGTACCAATGGATTGTGGAACTTCATTCTTTCGATCCTACTCTACCTTTGGCGCAGGATATGAAGAAGCGAGGCGTTAAGAGCGTTGTCCTAGAACTTCGCTTTGGGAAAGACTACCCAATGGTGCCGCCATTCGTTCGTGTCATTCGGCCCCGCTTCTTAACCTTCGCCGCTGGAGGAGGCGGCCACGTCACTGCTGGCGGTGCCATGTGCATGGAGCTTTTGACCAACGACGGCTGGAGTGCAGTTTCTTCGATTGAGTCCGTTCTGGTCCAAGTGCGCATGGCTATCACCAGCCTTGAATCAAAGCCGGCTCGTCTTGAGAGTGGAGGATGCAACAACTACGGTGTTGGTGAGGCTGTTGACGCCTACATCCGTGCCTGCGCCATGCATGGTTGGACCGTGCCCACAGGATTCAAAGAACTGGCGTACGGAGGTGCGGGTCCATCAAGCCACCTTGGCTAGTTGCTGGTGAGACGTTAGGGTTTATTACAAAAGTATATGCATCAGTGCGGCGCTTGCATTGCAGTTTCGTACCTGCTTGGTAGCATACTACGGCGTTTGGGGTACTACTATGGTAAAAGCATCTCACGACGGCGCTAAGGGTTTTGCATGATACATTAGGGCATGAGCATGGCGCATCAACTCATACATGCGATTTTAATAGAAACCGCAATTGATACAAGTCTACACAAGGTCTTGTTCACAGGTGGGGTACATCCAAGCTTGCCAACAACAGATTCACGATGCTGAACAGCCCTTCTCCCAAGATCAAGCCACTGGCTAACACGATGATGGGCGTCTCACTGTTGCCTTTCCATCGCCTCCACCACAGACTGATAAGACCGCCAACAGTGCGTGCCAGGGTGAATGAGGGCGTGTTGTACATGCCTACAGCGAAGTCAGCGTATGGTCACAATCACAACACACAATACGTACCAACAGCGACAGCGATTCCGCCCGGCACAAAATCGATCCACCACCCACTTAGCCCTCTCTGCTTCCTGTTCGTTCCCCACACTCTAATCATTGTGCCTATCGCAAAGATCACCGCAGCTCCACTAGCCCACTCCCCTACCATGGGCGGCAGTCCCTTGCCTGTGACGAGCCTTGCCGTAAACACCCACACGTACCCCGTCGGCACTTCGAACAGTCCACCGGGAATCGTGTACACCTTCGTATACAGTTTGTAGACAACCGCAGACAGCACAGCACCGACGCCACTCCCAATCATCTGACCCCAGAATTGCGCACTCGGCGCTGCGCCAATGAGATGTCCACACTTGAGATCCTGCAACAAGTCGCCGGCTTGTAGTGCCGCGCTTTCACTGATGGCGCCGGCAACGAGGTTGATGATGACGGCGTTCTTCGCACCAGGGCCAGTCGTCGGTGTGACGAGTGCGAATACGAGCTGTGTCAGCTTCGAGATGCCAGACACAGGGTTCAGGTCGGTTTCGCCTAACGCGCGGACACCCATGATGCTCAGTAGGAGCGCGAGGACGAGAGAAAGGAGGGTTAGGCGGAAGGGGATAAGACCGGGAAAGGAGACGTGGACGGCGACTACGCAGAGGACGAGGGAGGCGACAAGGCCGATGAGCGTCGTACGGGTGGAGATGAGATGTTCGGGTGGTGCGTCCGGCTCGGAGGAGGAGTCGAGGTGCTTTTTGATGGCGGCAATGGGGCTAGCGGACGTGCTGCCATCCGAGAGGGAGGTGTATCCTGGGCTAGAAGAGATGTTGAAGGTTAGAAGCTCGCGCCAAGTATGTGATTGGAATGTCTCCTTTGCGACCGGGTAGTAGAGGCGTGTGATTGCGATAACGGGGCGGATCACGAGCCAACCAAGACTGACAAGGGAATCTGCAAGCATGATGGCGAGGGATATCCATACTATCCAGCCCTTGGAGCCATTGGTCCAGTCTGATACCGGACCTGGTGCCCAGCCTTTGTGCTTTGCCAAAGGCGATAGTAAACCCCAGCCTATGATGGCGCCGAGAAGCATGTGCAGTGTTGTTGCGGGGCCCATGATGATACCTTGACCGACGTAGGCAGGGGATGGGTTCAGGGTCCATAGCCATTTGGTTGCGAGAGGGAGGCCAAAGATTGGGATGTCGTGAAGTTGGGGAACAAAGTAGGATGCAACCGTGTAGAGAGCAGAGCCCGCAAAGGCGATGACGAGGAGTCGGATCTTCGCTTTCCAGTCtccgtcatcgtcgtcgtcgtcttgtTCCTGGCCTCTTGCTTCGACGCGCTCATCTTGCAATAGTCCTCTTGATTCATCGCCTGCTTCGTTCCCGCCCTGCCTGGTGTGTGGGATAGTAGGGCCTGACTCTTTCTCGCCGTGTAGCACCTTGATCAACAGAGCGGTAGCGGTCCCACTTGGGAATTTCAGCTTCTCCCTGATGATCATCTCCCTCCTCAACGGCACAGCGAACACTACGCCAAAGAAGCAGATACCCACTGACCATACGATCAGCTTCCAAAGACTGATATCCAAGGGACCACCTTCCTCCGGTTTTAGCAGAAAGTTCAACGCTGGAATAACGCCTACAAATCCACATCCCAAAGGCATCGTGCCAACAGATCCAGCGACTGATTGAACGAGTACATTCTCCACGGGAGTGAAGGGGAGCTTCAGCGTGCGTGCAACAACTTTAAAGTATGCAAACCCAATCAGAGCAGAGGGCATAGCCATGCCAGATACCCATCCAGTCTGCAGGCCGAAATACATGTTCGAAAAACATATCACGACGCCAATACCGAGGCCCACCAGAACGCCTCGCGGCGTGAAGTTCTGCGGCTGTGCAGCTTGCTCCGCCAGATAGTCACGGTCTCCAGCATGGATTGGCGCATCGTCCCCAGCATCGTCCGCTCTTTCGTACTCATCCGTCGATGGCCGTGGTGATGATCCTCGGTCTGGTGCCATGGTCGGTAAATCCTGGAGGGGGACCGTGACGGACAGCGTGAAGTTTAGAATGTGATAGGACGTTCAGTCGAGCATCTTAGAAAAGCCAGGATGGTATTGCGTGCTCAGATAGATGTAGATAGCGCGGCCTTCCATGATGCAATTAGTAACGTTCCCCACACGTGATGAGGCTGGCGGTAGAGCCGGCTTATCTCCGATTTGTCAGTGTCCGCCAACACCCAACACGCATCGCGAGCTGCCGTTCAGGGACATTGTTCGGCGCGCTTCAGTTCGTCGATACTCCCTCAGCCCAGCCATCCCAGCTTTCGAGGCTCCTTTGATTCGCCATGAAATTCTCCAGCGCCCTGCT
The Ascochyta rabiei chromosome 9, complete sequence DNA segment above includes these coding regions:
- a CDS encoding E2 ubiquitin-conjugating enzyme — protein: MPRRQFVADLAAAVEGASVAGISDIQSGADDGEFTFMCLADDHKLNVSVLIPELSDYPSSHICMIFGPDNAPARVSSTLADISATGKTVQQILELVSRKLESTDKDGDQQMLNSQQLEGWEDGLEDDDDEEYEEDYFPGDEDMLPKPFSNGHQSSIPGTFTEPSADFRQRIRRDLWAAKSNGYKVGHLGGLMDGLGCYVSLSVRITKLGISEEAMQAWQVEPTDYLIAIFYYPAGYKSIDDLRSYDASQAQRNFGTRIGISESYKPSLQEAVQAFTVLSKEDEKRREEAQQADSQQQTLVQSGFRPSFISRPLNELLAQRFHMLLKYRHAGMPWNGAELFYNEQILWPMSKHSEGSEDKYYAPEEVSTAYPSLITADHIQQSTDAEHSLPLVGMQFVLRHFVRCTEFCLICFSKMADDLQAIKPYVCDNPLCLYQYMSLGFGPSIEHEVLSQPKVVDLLVSFCYSSARQSRLEDFPAGLALLVPPAVSYEQDYPLSSSYRGSMMQPQSDLGSSRTSSGHVPTPLEMKLNLDNREMMFEDMTKPCPVKGNEWITLRFDDDPSKALHCRIVDASYYPSVKVSEPFEPAVPDAASGTPHRYGYLQPAPQTPISKPAPKASHNTGEFRPAKFQIYNQNFDDLPEQNKRQVICALLDLLPPIKDLRQYLIRKAQSSLSAWTDRLSPAALGLLRWIIASNRACILQVESDDDAATGRKAEDRLYGMSQWAQFRFAMGAPDKERRFVQSVRDVSKRLRLKHPTLFAWHGSPLHNWHSIIREGLHFNETHHGRAFGHGVYHSLEIGTSLGYSGYGGVGITWPNSELKIQQSLALNEIVNAPQEFISRSPHLVVSQLDWIQTRYLFVSSAGTQQATSALDKGSLPLEILEQDPTVTPMGSDGKLVIPIRAIAGSRRPKSLNTTHNKRQKAGGTSKYDAIEIEDDDAASVTTLDEDMVIFESDSPSIEQFVELLPTPNFAKDGKGKSKVGGLFNKPGGLKPSKSLTDYVPGILDYDTLPMLQQPAWASSTATKCLMRDFKALIKTQNEQPLHELGWHIDEDRTENMYQWIVELHSFDPTLPLAQDMKKRGVKSVVLELRFGKDYPMVPPFVRVIRPRFLTFAAGGGGHVTAGGAMCMELLTNDGWSAVSSIESVLVQVRMAITSLESKPARLESGGCNNYGVGEAVDAYIRACAMHGWTVPTGFKELAYGGAGPSSHLG
- a CDS encoding OPT super, producing MAPDRGSSPRPSTDEYERADDAGDDAPIHAGDRDYLAEQAAQPQNFTPRGVLVGLGIGVVICFSNMYFGLQTGWVSGMAMPSALIGFAYFKVVARTLKLPFTPVENVLVQSVAGSVGTMPLGCGFVGVIPALNFLLKPEEGGPLDISLWKLIVWSVGICFFGVVFAVPLRREMIIREKLKFPSGTATALLIKVLHGEKESGPTIPHTRQGGNEAGDESRGLLQDERVEARGQEQDDDDDDGDWKAKIRLLVIAFAGSALYTVASYFVPQLHDIPIFGLPLATKWLWTLNPSPAYVGQGIIMGPATTLHMLLGAIIGWGLLSPLAKHKGWAPGPVSDWTNGSKGWIVWISLAIMLADSLVSLGWLVIRPVIAITRLYYPVAKETFQSHTWRELLTFNISSSPGYTSLSDGSTSASPIAAIKKHLDSSSEPDAPPEHLISTRTTLIGLVASLVLCVVAVHVSFPGLIPFRLTLLSLVLALLLSIMGVRALGETDLNPVSGISKLTQLVFALVTPTTGPGAKNAVIINLVAGAISESAALQAGDLLQDLKCGHLIGAAPSAQFWGQMIGSGVGAVLSAVVYKLYTKVYTIPGGLFEVPTGYVWVFTARLVTGKGLPPMVGEWASGAAVIFAIGTMIRVWGTNRKQRGLSGWWIDFVPGGIAVAVGMYNTPSFTLARTVGGLISLWWRRWKGNSETPIIVLASGLILGEGLFSIVNLLLASLDVPHL